CTCGAAGCATACTCCGTTTTGTACCGGAACATCCAACTCCTCGGATTTTAGGATGCAGCGTTTGACAAAATGCGCCGCTTTCTTCGCCGCATCGGTAAGGGACGAGCCTTTTACCGCCTCCGCCGCCACAATTGCGGAAAAGACATCTCCTGTGCCGGGCCGTTCCCGGCCGACCCTCAGTGACCGGCAAAATGCAGCTTCCCGGTCCCGTACTGCGATGACATTCGTTAAATGCGCACCTTCCTTGACGCCTGTTATAACGACTCCGGAAGGCCCCATCTTAAGGATTTCCTCCGCCATGGCCAGAAGGTCCGCTCTGTGCCACCCTTCTTCCCGGTACTCTCTGCCGGTCAGGATACAGGCCTCGGTCAGATTCGGCG
The nucleotide sequence above comes from Anaerotignum faecicola. Encoded proteins:
- a CDS encoding bifunctional hydroxymethylpyrimidine kinase/phosphomethylpyrimidine kinase encodes the protein PNLTEACILTGREYREEGWHRADLLAMAEEILKMGPSGVVITGVKEGAHLTNVIAVRDREAAFCRSLRVGRERPGTGDVFSAIVAAEAVKGSSLTDAAKKAAHFVKRCILKSEELDVPVQNGVCFE